The sequence below is a genomic window from Mycobacteroides abscessus ATCC 19977.
GCGTATTCGACCAGTCGTTCGCGGGTTACCTCGAATCGGTCTTCGTCAGTCCAAACGTTCAGGCCTTCGTCGTCGAATGCCAGTTCTTCGTCCGGCATTTCAGACCGCCGCCGAGGCTAGTGCGTCGAGCTGCGCAAGCGTCTTGTCAAGCTGCTTGGCGCCGTCCTTCTCCACCGCCTTTGCCAAAGCGCCCTTCACCAATGCGCCCTCGAAATCGCCCGCCACGGTGAACTTTGAGCCGTTGCCCTCAGGCTCGACCGTAAACTCGAACAACGCCTTGACCCCAGCCATACCGGTCCCGGAGAGCACGAACGTGGTCGGTGCGTCCATCTTCTCGATCTTCCACTCGATCTTGTTGGCCATGCCGAGCATGACGATCTTCGCGGTCAGTGCAGTACCTGGGGTAATGGTCTCCGGTACATCACTGAGCCACTTCTCATGGACCGTGAACCACTTGTCCCAGTTCGCAACATCCGAGATGATCGCCCACAGCGCATCCGGGCTGGCCGAGAGATTCTTGGTGGCTTCGATGTGTCCCATTGTTTAACTCCTTAGGTGATCTGTTGGTGAATTTGTGGTTGTTTGATTCAGCGCTCGGCGCGCTGATACGCGGTGATTACCGCCGCACCGCCGAGCCCTATGTTGTGCTGCAGCGCCGCGTCCACGCGATCTACCTGGCGCTTGTCCGCCGCACCGCGCAACTGCCAGGTCAGCTCGGCACACTGCGCTAATCCCGTGGCGCCCAACGGATGCCCCTTCGATATCAACCCACCCGAGGGGTTGACCACCCAACGCCCGCCGTATGTGGTGTCACCGTTGTCGATCAGCTTCCCGGCCTCACCCTCGCCGCACAGGCCCAGCGCCTCGTACAACAGGAATTCGTTGGCACTGAAGCAATCGTGCAGCTCGATGACTTGGAAATCCTCTGCGCCCAAGCCTGATTGGTCGTATACCTGCCTCGCGGCCGACACATTCATGTGGTAACCGATAATCGCCTTGCAGGTGCCGTCGAAGCTGTTCTGGAAATCTGTGGTCATCGCCTGCCCTACGATCTCCACTGCCTGGCTTGCCAATCCATGCCTATCGACGAAAGCCTCGGATGCCAGGATCGCTGCCCCCGAACCATCAGAGGTCGGTGAGCATTGCAGCTTGGTCAACGGGTCATAGATCATCCGCGAGTTCAGGATGTCGTCGAGGGTGTATTCGTCCTGGAACTGTGCATACGGGTTGTTGACCGAGTGCTTGTGGTTCTTGTGGCCAATCTTGGCGAAATGCTCAGCAGTGGAACCGTATTGCTGCATATGCTCGCGCCCCGCCGCGCCGAACATCCACGACGCCGGCGGGAACAACACCTCAGAAATCTCGGCGAGCGCCAGGATGTGCTTCTCCATCGGCTGTGCACGATCATCGTACATTGCGCCCAGCGAGCCGGGATTCATCTTCTCGAAGCCGAGCGCCAACGCACAGTCCGCCAAACCGCCCCGGATCGATTGCGCCGCAAGATAAAGCGCAGTCGATCCCGTCGAGCAGTTGTTGTTCACGTTGACTACCGGGATACCGCTCATACCCAACTCGTAGACCGCACGCTGGCCGGATGTCGATTCGCCGTAGACATAGCCGACATAAGCCTGCTCGACCAGGTCGTACCCAATGCCGGCATCCGCGAGCGCCTTGGTCCCCGACTCTCGTGCCATATCGGGGTAGTCCCACGCCGATCCATCGTCATTGAGCCGACGCCCCGGTTTCTCAAACTTCGTCATCCCCACCCCGACGACGTAAACCCTGTTTGCCATCACATTCCCTTCAGGAGGCTTTCCCGTCTCGAAGAAACATACACACCAGATTGTATCCTGACAAGCCCACTATCTATGCAGGTCAACCATGTTTATTGAAGAGTATCGGCATGT
It includes:
- a CDS encoding SRPBCC family protein; translation: MGHIEATKNLSASPDALWAIISDVANWDKWFTVHEKWLSDVPETITPGTALTAKIVMLGMANKIEWKIEKMDAPTTFVLSGTGMAGVKALFEFTVEPEGNGSKFTVAGDFEGALVKGALAKAVEKDGAKQLDKTLAQLDALASAAV
- a CDS encoding lipid-transfer protein encodes the protein MANRVYVVGVGMTKFEKPGRRLNDDGSAWDYPDMARESGTKALADAGIGYDLVEQAYVGYVYGESTSGQRAVYELGMSGIPVVNVNNNCSTGSTALYLAAQSIRGGLADCALALGFEKMNPGSLGAMYDDRAQPMEKHILALAEISEVLFPPASWMFGAAGREHMQQYGSTAEHFAKIGHKNHKHSVNNPYAQFQDEYTLDDILNSRMIYDPLTKLQCSPTSDGSGAAILASEAFVDRHGLASQAVEIVGQAMTTDFQNSFDGTCKAIIGYHMNVSAARQVYDQSGLGAEDFQVIELHDCFSANEFLLYEALGLCGEGEAGKLIDNGDTTYGGRWVVNPSGGLISKGHPLGATGLAQCAELTWQLRGAADKRQVDRVDAALQHNIGLGGAAVITAYQRAER